The following is a genomic window from Sphaerodactylus townsendi isolate TG3544 linkage group LG16, MPM_Stown_v2.3, whole genome shotgun sequence.
CTGTGGAACAGGTTCAGATAAGCAATAAGAGAACATAGTTTAGAATAGATGACCAGCAGGAACAAACCCTTATGTTGATGGTGCATGCTTGAGATGAGTAATAAAAAGCTGTACCCGTTGCAAGGCGCCAGTTTTTCATCAGGCAGCACCTTCCCTTCGTCACATTAGTTCTGAAGATGTTACCTTTGGAGAGCTAGCATGTGAACAGCAGCTCACTGGAGGGGGCCCTACATGACTTGTCACCTGCCAGCTGAATGACTTCACCTGCCACTGGCAGTGCATGTTGTAAGTCATAGCATGTGGCTAGAGGGCTCCCTCTCAAATTAAATTGCGGAGGTCAACCTTAAAACCAAGGCCCTTGCTCTCAGTGATATTGCTAACTTGTAcctgcacatagaaaactagcaggCCAGCAAGTAAGGCTATTCCTGtcaataaaccttttttaaagTGTATAGGTCACAGCCTCTGCCACTTCCAGTCTGGGGCAGTACAACCCAGACATGGGTTTTAGTACTTCAGTGAAAACTAGACCATTCATTACAAATCCAGCATTTTTGAATCTCCTGTGGAGAAGCTGCATGTTAGAGTCATCTTGCCAGGAAGTCATGGCCTGTAGCATCCAGACAGTTTTGGCATGATCCACCTGCCCCTAGGCACAAATGGAAGACATCTCCTAATACGCATCCGATAAGGCATACGAGCTGCAATCCTATACTCCCTTGCACAGAAATAAGCCCTTTGGAATCagtaggatttacttctgagtaaatgtgcatAAGATCAGAGCTGCCCATCCCTGTATGAAAGAGCACCAGAAAAAGGAGGTTCTTTCCCCCCTAAGAAATATTATCTGCATCACAGCCATATCTTAGCAAAGCACGCTGCTCCTTGGTTGGAACCCTCCCATCTCAGCAATCCACAAAGACGACTCTTCACAAAACCCTAAATCAAAGGGCAACTTAGTTGTATTCACAGAGGCCATCTGAGAGTCAGGTCTACAGCAAAGAAAAGAGCAGGACTGGAGCTACAGGCTGTTACTATTCTTGCTGCCACATAAGGTCTACACATGGCCAGGTTTGGCAAAGGAAATCAGGTTCTCACAGTAAAAGTGACACTCTTAGGAAATAACGGTAAGTCATCACTTTCCAGTTTTACCAGAACTTCACACTCTTGgtgacttagggttgccagcagcaaggagaagaaaaacaaaatcctgtccctttaatagaggcttaatgatGTTACTGACCAATTGATGTTAATTACTCTccttgccatgaaaagcttcagccacCGATTTCTACACtgtaaacctctgttaaagggaaaggacattttcctccaggcctgcTGGCACCTCCTGAGTCACTCAAGCTTTTTTGTCAACGACAGTCTTGGGACTGTGACATTTCCAGCATAATATGGACTTTGTGCGTACAGCTTCCCTGAATTTAGGCTCATGCCAGCTAACTATCACACGTGTCCAGATACACAgcagcttcacacacacaaacaagcatTATGCAGCCTGATCCCAGTTTCCACCGAGAAGCTCAGGTATGGATCAGGCCCATTGCTCACAAGCGGCATCTACAATGCAATGGAAGAACTGGGGTTCACATTCATAaaaccagggttgccaactcctttGCTGGCTtctgctcctgtgcctttaacagcaatTAGATTTATAGACCTGGATAAGCAACCATGCTCATCTGTATTTTGTGGCAACTTTTACCTGCTGATTTCTGCTAACTAAAGGTGCTTGAAAAAGCGCAAGAGCAGGCCATGCCATGgttggtcagttggcaacccttcatAAAAACTTGGGACACTATTGACTTCTGTGGCCAGAGAAAGGACCAAAGATTTCAGCTGCTACAGTAcacatttttttgcaaagcatgcctgtttcctcctccccaccaaaGACAGATGGGTCAGGGTTTAACTAGCATCCTTAGCATACCTCTGCAAAGGAGCTAGAATGACACCACTATTCTGTTCTTCACTCTCTTCAGAGTATAATTTGTGCTTTTCAATGTATGCCAGAACACTGTCAGGCACCAAGTATCGGACACTCTGGCGCCTCCTCAGGGCTCTCCGGATTTTGGTGGCGGAGATGTCATTGCTGATCCACTCCTCCACCAGGTGAATGTTTTCCTTGCGGCGCCAGAGAATGTCGGATTCATAGATGAATTTCTGGGCCTGGTTCCCAGCTCTGGTGATGCACACCATGCCATAGTCGGTCAGGATTTCCGAAATGTCTTCTCGCTTCCAGAGATTGGGGACAGCAAATGACTCCAAGATATCTGTACCACACAGCAACTTCAGCTGGGGAGTGCCTGAAAAGAGGTCATGAAGAAGAGATATATCTGAATAGCCATTTCCCCAGTTGAAAAGTAAAACCAGGGTGGTTTGTACTGCATTGATTTAAATTCCACATCAAAATCCTGCACTACAAATAAACTGCTGGATTCTGCAATCTGCATGCATTAGGCAAAGTGAGCAATCTTGTATTCTGTCTTGTGTGGTCAGCTGCACAGTTTTCTTCCCCACGTTTTACTATCCTGAACTATTTATTTTGTGTTGTCTAATCACTGCGGGAAGTAAGAAGGTAAGGAGCTTTGGGCTGTCAACACTACGCATCCTAGTTGACTCTCTGACTTCTTAGATTCTTAACAGTGTTGTTcaaaactgttttcaatgttcaAGTGCATCTTTATAGCCATGAGAGCTAGAAACTTACTTTTCAAGAGTTTAGGTTTCCAGAGAAGCTGGATCTTTGTACCTTGTACCAGATTTTGTACTTTATTCCCCCGCCCCCTCTTCATGGTCCCACAGAATCATAACTGATACATAGTCGGGAGAAACGCTGAGCTTTCGTTAAAAGGGCCTGAGGGTCCTTTTGACATAATAGCACCGAGATAATTACTAACATCCCCCAAGTGACTCACATTTCAAAAACAGTTGCAAAATCAGTTTAAGTACTGAATCGCTGAAGAGAGATTGACAAGGTTACAAGCATGAACCAATAGGTGCCTGCCAACCAAGCTTTTTCCTCAACACACTGGAAATTTGTGCACTTTAAGGTACATAACGTATGTTAAGTCACTTTCACTCTAGGTCTAGCACACTTCAAAAATTGAACATTTTCACCCAAAAGCTCCATTTTCAGAAACTAAGGGGGACTCTGCTCCCATCTCTATTCTCCTATAGTTGGATATACAGTTAACCTTTAGTTTCTGAATTAAGTTGGTTCCTTCTGATGGAAAGATGGCCGCCTGCTTCGTGTTTCCTCTTTCGGCCTGGTTTGCTGAGAGGAGGAACTTCATCAAAGTTCTTTGAGGAATACAAATTATTCAAGCTCTGTTGATGGTATCTACAAAAGAAACCAAGACTTTACCAAGAAACAAATGAAGGGGGTGTTGCATAAGGCCTTGAAATCCCCATTTCCTGAAAATCTTATTTGGCAACTTCGCTGGCTACTGAACGTTCACCGAGCATCACCCACACGCTTATGAGCATATTTTGGAAACCTCGCAGGCTAGGAATTTTAAAACCACGGCTGAGATTCTAAGGAAGCAGTAAGCCGCAACCAGCACCTTTGAACAGACCTGTTTCCCCGGCTGCTGGCTTTGCAAGGAGGTGTACAGAGAGCAGAAAGCAGGCATTATTCTCTAGctggatttttctttttattcagaAAAATCTCTCCTTGGAACCCTTTGAATTGACACGAGGAAAAGCACAATCCAGGGGCTTCCCGTCTGTTCCCCCACCACATGTGCAAGTCTCCATAATTTATTCTGTATCTGAAGGCAGTAATAAGAAGGCGCTCTCCAAATCACTCAGGCCATTTTTACACTGCTCATTCAgcccccttgcaccagtggagcCAGCCTTGGAAATACACTGCAGTTTTCACGGTGTATCTCTGCTTTCCCTAtggggacttttaaaaactgtaattttATATTGCTTATGTAGAGCATTTCATTATCATCTTTATTTTTCCTGGCAATTCTTTgttcaaatgttattttttatttttcttggtaATTCTTGTTTTAAAGTCTGAAGCACACTGTAGCTTTCAAAGCTGACCATTAAAGTATGCAGATTATTTTCTTGCTCTTGAATCCTACTTGAGGTTGTGTGGATTTtgatttatgcctattaaaggttaatggtTGGGATGGTTGGGGCACTCGGGCCGTTTCTGTTCTCACTGACTTTCTTTCTGAACTTTCCTTGAGCAGGAATGGCAACTGGGACAGGTAAAAGGGGAATAGAGAACCCTGCCTCGGTCTGCTCTGCTCAGCCCGCCAGCTCCTTCAGGATCCGCATTTGTtgttaagccaccctgagcccttcgggggagggcggggtacaaatctaataaatgaaattaaatgaactatgacataagaacataagaacaagccagctggatcagaccagagtccatctagtccaactctctgctactcgcagtggcccaccaggtgcctttgggagctcacatgacgACCAGAAACTTGTTCGTGAAAAGTGAGACTCTTAGCAAGCTAGACTGTGTGGCCAGCACCCCATTCTGAGGCTTTCTGGCATCCCTGCACAGATCCAGCGCAATACCTTAGCACCTTGACGGTCTCCTGCCATTCGTTCTGGCTGCTTTCCCAGTTGCTCACTTCCACCCAATCGGAGCTTTCTGTGGCAAGCTTTGCCATGGTCATTCGGTGGCTGGAACTGATCAGACCCTTCTTCTTGTAGGCATCCCCCACTGGTGAAATGATCCCTTTGACCACTTTGTATTTCCCTGTGTGGAAGAACAGAAATTGTTGACCGTTGGATCCCTCGTTTGGCTCAGCTTCCCAAcatcagagaaaggtggggtataaatctaaactctttgtCTTCTCCCTCTtcattttggggtgtgtgtgtatttcactGTTATTACTTGATATTAAATGAGATTTGATATTAAATGAGACTTGATATTAAATTAGATTTATTGATAGATAACAGCTGTTGTCGTCTTCAGTATGGGAACTAAAAGCTGCTGTGGAAGTTGCCTTGCTGAGAGCACCAGGCACGAATTATCgcgaataaataaatcatttaagcCGCCACGGTGCCCATTACCGGATATCATTCCAGCAGGAGCATCTGGAAAGCCAAAAGCTGGCACGAGACCCtggaacctcccctccccacatgtcTCCTCTTTGCTGCCACCAAAGCAAACAGAGCTGGGAGCCAAGTCAGGATTTTTATATGTTCCTTGTTCTCTTCACTGCATTCGCCCTTCTACTTACTGGCAGACCGTTCTCTGTTTAATTAACCGGTCCTGCATTCAGGTTCTCTCCTAGCAAGACTGGGTAAGGATATTATTACTATAAAGATGCTTTGGGGAGCCAACTGGCACTGAAAAAGCAGGGATATAAATTTCATCAGGAAGTACAGTCAGAGGATGACAGCGTTTCTGTCATCGCTCACAAGGAGAGGGAGGTAAGCGTATATTCCAGGAGGCAGACCACAGCAAGGCCCGGATGGGACTGCGAAAATGTTTCAAATGGACCTGCTGACTAGAACCTCCAACAGAATGTTCCAACTTGGATAAACTCAAGAAAGTCTTTATATACTCAACACATGTGCTAGCTTGGGCCTTGAACAATTGCAGGACTGGGGGGAAATTTGGACCCTCCCCCAATGCCCCCTCCTGGATACTATCAATTCTCTGGACCTTGAATAGGCTGATTTCTGcttcccaaccccaccccccccccccccgcccttgaaTAATTTTCAACTGCTCTGTACATTCAGTGCACGATCATTTCTCACTGGGCCATTTCAATAgatgcctccccccctttctttcgaTTTACAGATTCATGTTTTTCTGCATACCTAGAGAGACCCTAAAATATACTAGGACCCCCAGTCAATCTGTGGGCAACCCAGCTTCAGTAGTTGTGGGACTGGTTCCACACACTTCACTATTATCATGAATGATATGGCTTCAAGTAAATCAAACCATAGGAGTCTGAACcagtcaaaaaacaaacaacaaacagcaGAGAAGGGTTAATTGATTTCGACAACCGCCCAGTCTTTCCGGCTGGAGGACAGACTGcatggttgccaactttgggaagggaaatttctggagatttggggaggattcAGAGGAGGGTGAACTTCATTAGGCTATAATTccacagagcccaccttccaaaacagttgttttctccaggggatccaACTTTTATAGCCCAGGTTAATCTTGGGAGATTTCCCACCCTCGGcctcgcctggaggttggcaaccgaaCGGACAGACCCTGTGACAGTCAGAGCGTATCCTTGAGGACCTTCTTAAGCTAAGGGGCATTGCTACTTACCTGTGCCATTCAAGCCATCTCTTGCCAGTTCGAAAAGCCGGAGGTGCATGTGGGTGATGGGGTTGAAAGACCCGCAAGCCAGAAGAACCACCGCGATCTTGCTGGCGGGACTCTCCATCGGCCTCTTCTGCTGCCACAGGTGCGAAGGGAGACCTGAGTCGCAGCAGCGCCCTGTTGCAAAAAAAAGACAGAGGGGCAGGTAAGTCATCGCCCGGCCTCAGCGAAGCGCTGCAAAGCGAAGGGCCGGAGCGAAGCACGAATCGAGACGGATTTCGGGCCGGTGCAAGGAGCAAAACGTGGGGAGAGGGGCGAAGGAGGCTCCCTGTGCCGTCGGGGGTGCGtcacactccccccctcccccggatctTGGTCCCCAGTTTGATGCTCCCCTCTGGTCTGCAAACCAGGATCCGGGGTGGGGGGACGGAAGAGCCGGGTACTGAGTACAAGATGTGGATTCCTACCGGTTTGGACGGGGgtttctctccttttaaaaaagcaagtttcCAGTCCTCAAGGGCTGCAGAGATCTGCCATGCGCAATGCCTGTTGAAACCGTCGCGTTTGCAGtcctgcgggggcgggggggaggcgcaACCGGCTCCCGTGGGCGGGGCGGCGGAGGGAAGGGTCCGGAAGCCCCCCCTccgtcctccccccacccccgtggctgGCCCATCGGGCCAGGTGGGCTAAGCGGGCGAGGTTGGTACCAAGGGAGTCCGGGCAAGCGCTTTGTACCTGGGCCGCAAGGGGTTTGCAAGAGACACTCTGCACGGGCTCAGAGACACTCGGGCATGAAGCAAAGGTGTGTCCTCTCGACCCCACCGTGGGTGTTGGTggacggggtggggggcactctaCACGTTTGGAGGTGCCGGCGGTTTTATTCACCACCTCGCTATTACGTACCAGCTGTGTGCCCGAATTCTTCCTAGCCAATGATGCCAACCTCCCGGTGGGACCTGCAGATCGTCTAGAATTACAAAATATCCCTAGACTGCAGAGATTACTTGCCCTGGAGAAAAGCGGGCTTtctatatcctgctgaggtctcaTCCCCAGACCCTGCCCTCTGCATGCTGCATCCCAAAAAcaactggattcaaatcccaccTGGATGGCGGGGCTCAACCTGGACAGACTCTGCTCTTTCTCCCCAGGTCCTTGGCAGCTGGCTATGATCCACTTCTTCCTTGCTCACGCGGCCTACCACTTCAGTCGATGGCTACCCAGGCACCACCGACTCCGACTGTAAGCACCACCGGGCGTTCAGGTTGTTCCCAGCCTCACCCCTTCTAGTCTTCCTCCCCTGACATTTTGCAGCAGGACGCCAGCTCCCAAATCCCTCTGATTTTGGGCTTAGTGCCATGAGCtgacaaatctcagaagctaagctgggacAGCTCTGATTGGTACTtgggatggcagaccaccaaagaagtccaaggttgtgatgtagaggcaggcaatggcaaaccacctctgaatgcctcttgccttgaaagccagtggcgtagtgccaatggggcggggggcgccTGTGCGTGGGCATAGaggggacattctggggcggggcacacgcgtgccctgggcgcagtcccccctcgctccacccctgttgAAAGCCCCATAAGATTGCTATAAATCTGCCGTGACTTGATAACACTTTTCAACAACCAATAAGAgtgcacccaccccccaccccaaatctttgGGGTTCTGTGTTAGGTGACTCGATGGAGAACTTGAGCCCTGAGTGGACCTTGCCCACCTCCCATACAAACTGACTGCAAGGCACTGGGGCTTCTGTTGCACAGGGGCTCCTTAGTAAAAGATCCAATCTGGAAAGGGTTTTTAGAAATGTGAAAACGCCCTCCTAAGAGCCATAATCACCATATCCCATCATTCTCTGGTCCTCCATTCCTCTTTGAAGGCCTTCAATCAGATATGACCATTGAATGATGCTTGGAACCAGCCCACCCTCAAGCCTGCAGcttggtgggagagagagagattcccaaATGACAACCATGTGATTGCTTGGGTgtttcccccccgcccctgtCTTTCTTTCCCCAGCCAGGCTGTTGTCTTCATCCTTGGACTCTCTGCTCTCCTTCTCCAAATCTACATCCTGTTAAGGTACGAAGCGGCCATTTCTTAATTGATTTGCCTCCCTCGCAATGTCCCTTTGTATGTTCGCATACCTTCTCGAATATAAGGATAGCTGACCGGAATTTCTTGAGATGTTCTTGAGAGGATAGAACTTACAGTCTGGCCCATTGGGATTTGGggattggttttgattttttaaaaaaaatacaaatctcTGTTGACAAGAAGGCTACCAGCTGCTTTCCTGAAGGTCTGAGGGTTCAAACTCCACATGCGGAGGACTGAAAATACAATTGAAGGCTGAGTTGGGAAACAGTTAGGGTTACACTGacagctcataagaacataagaacaagcctgctggatcagaccagagtccatctagtccagctctctgctactcgcagtggcccaccaggtgcctttgggagctcacgtgcaggaggtgaaagcaatggccttctgcggctgttgctcctgagcacctggtttgctaaggcatttgcaatctcagatcaaggaggatcaagattggtagccatagattgacttctcctccagtaTGGTGACCATCCATTTCAGGCCTCTCTGACCTTGGCCTGATTCTGTGCAGTGTTATACCAAGAGGCAAGACACGATTGAATTCTGCAATGCTCTAAGCGCAGAAATCAGTAGTGAATGCAGAACTCACACCCCAACCAGCTCCAGTTGTGTCTGAAAAAGGAGGCAAGATTCCAGCTGTTAAGCAAGTGATTTTagtcagtagcaccttaaagactacatACACACAGAGTCTCAGATAAAAATGTTagcatggtcagttgaggtgcagccgtCAAGAAAATTGCATGCTTCTGCATCAGAGCATAGAACAGATTTGAGTTCAGTAAAATTTTAGAGATCAACAACATTTTGGGGGTATGAGTTTTCAAATCTGTTCTATGGCAGCCTTGGCAGACCAACACAGGAATCCTCTGAAACATAAACTGATTTTGTATCTCaaatatacaattttaaaaattgcatcttTTAATTATTTGGGATCAGCGGCCCTTGGGGGACAGGAGAGTTTGCACTTTGGAAAACTGGTGTTAGCTGTCGGAGCCCAGGGGTTAGAGCGGACTGCGAAAGGTGtgatcacacacaaaaaaatgatCAAAGATGAATATTCGGTACAGGAAGTGGACCTGTCTGGTTTCTCTGTGTCGCTTTGCAGACCAAGGTCTTCTCACTACTGTGGGCAGCCTCTTCTTTACAACCTGGTCGGAAGCATCGTCTTTACTTTCTTCACCATAGGTACGTACAACAGCAAGCCGTCTGTCAAAGACAACTGTGCCATCGGACTGCAGTTTGAgggtctattttattttattatgatgctcagacatgcttaggagcagcagtggcgtaggaggttaagagctcgtgtatctaatccggaggaaccgggtttgattcccagctctgccgcctgagctctggaggcttatctggggaattcagattagcctgtacactcccacacacaccagctgggtgaccttgggctagtcacagcttctcggagctctctcagccccacccacctcacagggtgtttgttgtgaggggggaagggcaaggagattgtcagcccctttgagtctcctgcaggagggaaaggggggatataaatccaaactcttcttctccttatgCACATGGGCTTCTGTGTAATAGGGGATTTTCGTGGGCGTGCTTCCCCACTGTTTTTGGTGACTTTCTTGGAACAAACTGCTTGCAGTGATGGACGATAATAGGCCTCCATGTCGTTTGTacccccttttctttccaatgggggcttaacaacattctccccttctgttttatcgtcacaacaaccctctTGAGGTAGCTTAGGTTGAGAAGCCGGATTGGCTATGGTCAGACAAAAGGCCACGCtgattctttcccttcccctttctcgcCCTTCCAGGACTGGCCTTGCTCCTGGTCATGGTGGAACCCCTGACAGGGGAGCTGAAGATCATCTTCTCCATCTTTGGAATGGGCTCGTTTGTGGAAGGAGTCTGCACGGCCATATTGACATCATTAGCAGCACAGTGTGTTGGTATTGTTTTGGTTTGTGCTTGGCCCGCACACCACAGGATTTTGGGTATCCAGGGTTCTTTAGACACCTTCTGAAATGTATATAAATAGAATTTggagatcccccccacccccccgcttcaCACACATATAATTGTGTGCCAAGGAATCCAAACCGTGTGCCAAGACAGACTTGTAGAGATGATTGCATGGTAATCAGTTTTGCATATGCATGCTCATTTTGCATAAACTGATTTGCATAAACCAGGCTGTTTTGCATAactcattttgtttttcttaatcATGGGGAAGGATTATCAAGCTAAGGGGCACTGGGGGTtggtttgttgctgttgttttggaaaagcaggatacaaaagaAATAGACGACCACCCTCCATCTGATAAATCCCACTCAACGATCTGGCTGCCACTGATCCCTTTGGTGGTTACGCCCAAGAAGGGGCAGATCAATCTGGCCCAACTGGGCACAAACCCAACCTGTTAGAAATCCCTCACTCCATTATATCCACTGATCCACTCTATCCTATCTAATCTCCAAGGTGCTCAGGGCAGAGTTCCCTGCTTCCCCACCacccattttaacctcacaacacccctgtgaagtgggttaggctgagaacatgtgacaggcccaagggTCACCTTGTGagcttcatgtataggaacagggaaacacatccagttcaccagattaaagtctgctgctcatgtgtaagagcaggaaatcaaacctggttatccagattagagtccaccttctcttaaccaccacatctcGCTGGttctcaccactacaccatgccgatGTACTTATGGCCCTAGTCTAGATGGCTGTAAAAAGAACTGGATGAATTCATTCAGGAAATTCATACAAATTCATTAAAAAGCTCCCATAGTCAGAGGTAGTCTTTTCTGAGAATaccaggttttttggggggtggtaaCCGCAGGAGGAAgcctggcagcagtggcatagtggctaagagcaggtgcactctgatctggaggaaccgggtttgattccctgctctgccgcttgagctgtggaggtttatctggggaattcagattagcctgtgcactcccacacacaccagctgggtgaccttgggctagtcacagcttctcggagctctctcagccccacctacctcacagggtgtttgttgtgaggggggaagggcaaggagattgtcagcccctttgagtctcctacaggagagaaaggggggatataaatccaactcttcttcttttgtgtctCGGCTTGTGGGCTTTCAGTTGCATTTGGATGGCCACTGTACAGAACAGGATGccggacctttggtctgatccagcagagctcatCTGTTGTTCTTTCAGCACCAAACCCATTTAACCACCATTACCCCTGTCTTTCATCTAGGCCAAAACGACCCCTGAGCTCTATTACATGTCAGTGGTTCTGTCAGTGAGCAGCATGTTATCAACTGGTAAGTGGAACCATTTTTTCTTTGCATTCAAATCAGGCACCTCAGGACTTCAGAGGGAGGCAGCACCTGTCGTGGAAACCTGTTCAGGCGAATTGTGCTCTTAACAGTCAGGACTGCTGGAAAAACCCCAGGAGATGGAATGTGCCTGCATAGGCAAGTTGAGTGAGGTCAGGTACCACCCAAAACCCTAGATCTAGAAAATATGGAGCTGAAGGATGGGAAAGAGAGCTGGTCCCACTGGCCTCCTTGGAGGCCTGGGCCATTATGGTGAAAACAAAGAATGTTCTGTTGGTACCTTGAAGACAAACAGATGTGCTGATTTCTGAGTCACCAACgatcatgttggtctgcagtagatcaGCTAGATTTTATTCCAGTAGCAccacagagaccaacaagattttcagggcataagctCTGGAGAAAGAAGCGTTAACTCTCAAGCTGAtgtccccaaaatcttgttggtctctaaggttattattattatttattgttatttattgtgtttataaaccgccctcccccgaagggctcaggtacTACAGGAATTGAAGCAAGGTGACAGCGGATGCTCTCCTTTTTTTTCTGGCATAAGAGAGAGTAAAATTTCTGTCCACGGAAATAGCCAAGAAAATTATGGGCAGGGGCGGAATGTCCTCCCCCAGAGCCAGCAATTGCACTAGAGGCCTGTTATGCAAACATTCAAGTCACTTATTTGCTTTACTTAACTTATCCTTTCATGAAGGGAGTTCAAATATCTA
Proteins encoded in this region:
- the NMNAT1 gene encoding nicotinamide/nicotinic acid mononucleotide adenylyltransferase 1 isoform X1; this encodes MESPASKIAVVLLACGSFNPITHMHLRLFELARDGLNGTGKYKVVKGIISPVGDAYKKKGLISSSHRMTMAKLATESSDWVEVSNWESSQNEWQETVKVLRYHQQSLNNLYSSKNFDEVPPLSKPGRKRKHEAGGHLSIRRNQLNSETKGTPQLKLLCGTDILESFAVPNLWKREDISEILTDYGMVCITRAGNQAQKFIYESDILWRRKENIHLVEEWISNDISATKIRRALRRRQSVRYLVPDSVLAYIEKHKLYSEESEEQNSGVILAPLQRYAKDAS
- the NMNAT1 gene encoding nicotinamide/nicotinic acid mononucleotide adenylyltransferase 1 isoform X2, with translation MESPASKIAVVLLACGSFNPITHMHLRLFELARDGLNGTGKYKVVKGIISPVGDAYKKKGLISSSHRMTMAKLATESSDWVEVSNWESSQNEWQETVKVLRYHQQSLNNLYSSKNFDEVPPLSKPGRKRKHEAGGHLSIRRNQLNSETKGTPQLKLLCGTDILESFAVPNLWKREDISEILTDYGMVCITRAGNQAQKFIYESDILWRRKENIHLVEEWISNDISATKIRRALRRRQSVRYLVPDSVLAYIEKHKLYSEESEEQNSGVILAPLQRY